The following proteins are encoded in a genomic region of Candidatus Caldatribacterium sp.:
- a CDS encoding class I SAM-dependent methyltransferase, with protein RFSHVFNNPNVAYCEQQLDVLLQKVVPGKRVLEIGCYEGGEVPRLLAHNPQSLVGIDISPRAIAKAVATFGDCVSFYVADAHQLPFPDKSFDVVYGRAILHHLNYQQAIEEAYRILVPEGYAIFVEPLIHNPLLKLFRKAMSWAHTPAERPLSRHQIRWANNLFGCQNHYFGGLLSTLCGILTSLLGLEASNTALRVADRLDRFLLRTPLKWWARTVYLVWQKR; from the coding sequence GTCGTTTTTCACACGTGTTCAACAACCCTAATGTCGCTTACTGCGAACAGCAACTTGACGTATTGCTCCAAAAAGTAGTCCCGGGCAAACGGGTTCTTGAAATTGGATGCTACGAGGGTGGGGAAGTGCCCAGATTGTTGGCTCACAACCCCCAGAGTCTTGTTGGGATCGACATATCTCCTCGTGCTATTGCAAAAGCCGTGGCCACATTTGGTGATTGTGTGTCCTTCTATGTGGCGGACGCGCACCAGCTGCCCTTTCCAGACAAGAGCTTCGACGTAGTTTATGGTAGAGCAATTCTTCACCACCTGAACTATCAACAAGCAATTGAGGAAGCATACCGAATTCTGGTACCAGAAGGTTACGCCATCTTTGTCGAACCCCTAATCCACAATCCCCTACTGAAACTTTTTCGTAAAGCCATGTCCTGGGCTCATACGCCAGCAGAGCGTCCTCTCTCAAGACATCAGATACGCTGGGCAAATAACCTCTTCGGATGCCAAAATCACTACTTTGGAGGACTTCTCTCCACCCTCTGCGGGATACTAACATCACTGCTTGGGTTAGAAGCGAGCAATACTGCGCTGAGAGTAGCGGATAGATTAGACCGCTTTCTCCTGCGTACACCCCTAAAGTGGTGGGCTCGCACGGTGTACCTGGTGTGGCAAAAGAGGTAA